In Helianthus annuus cultivar XRQ/B chromosome 8, HanXRQr2.0-SUNRISE, whole genome shotgun sequence, a single genomic region encodes these proteins:
- the LOC110873483 gene encoding calmodulin-like protein 3: protein MDLSEIHHFFQMFDHDGDGKITKQELTHSLERLGFVIPEKDLEHMIDHIDTDGDGSVNLEEFERLYEAIITEERDEEEDMKEAFNVFDKNGDGFITVEELRSVLTSLGLEQGRSVEDFRIMVKKVDADGDGMVNYNEFRQMMKGGAFATKDTP, encoded by the coding sequence ATGGATCTCTCTGAGATCCATCACTTTTTCCAAATGTTTGATCATGATGGTGACGGCAAGATCACCAAACAAGAGCTAACCCACTCTCTTGAACGCCTCGGGTTTGTTATACCCGAGAAGGATCTTGAACACATGATTGATCATATTGACACAGATGGTGATGGGTCGGTGAACTTGGAGGAGTTTGAGAGGTTGTATGAAGCTATAATAACGGAGGAGAGGGACGAAGAAGAGGATATGAAAGAGGCATTCAATGTCTTTGACAAGAATGGAGATGGGTTCATAACGGTTGAGGAGCTTAGGTCGGTCTTGACTTCACTTGGCTTGGAACAAGGCCGAAGCGTTGAGGATTTCCGGATCATGGTGAAGAAGGTAGATGCGGATGGAGACGGGATGGTCAATTATAATGAATTTAGGCAGATGATGAAAGGTGGTGCCTTTGCAACCAAGGATACCCCTTGA